The Parashewanella spongiae genome has a window encoding:
- the arfB gene encoding alternative ribosome rescue aminoacyl-tRNA hydrolase ArfB: MLEISNNVTLDAWEIELSAIRSQGSGGQRVNKVATAIHLRFDINNSSLPAFYKERLLELSDSRITADGVIIIKSQSHRTQEMNKEDALRRLKEIIISATTIQKARRPTKPTKSSQRKRMDNKTMKSSTKKLRGKVSY; this comes from the coding sequence ATGCTCGAAATATCTAACAATGTGACTTTAGATGCTTGGGAAATCGAGCTGAGCGCGATTCGTTCGCAAGGTAGTGGTGGTCAGCGTGTTAATAAGGTGGCTACCGCAATTCATTTACGATTTGATATCAATAACTCATCTTTGCCAGCATTCTACAAAGAACGACTATTAGAATTATCAGACAGTCGTATTACCGCTGATGGCGTGATCATCATTAAGTCACAATCTCACCGCACACAAGAAATGAATAAAGAAGATGCATTGCGTCGCCTTAAGGAAATTATTATTTCGGCGACTACAATCCAAAAAGCACGACGTCCAACCAAACCGACAAAAAGCTCACAACGTAAAAGAATGGACAACAAGACGATGAAAAGCAGCACAAAAAAATTGCGTGGCAAAGTTTCGTATTGA
- the aroQ gene encoding type II 3-dehydroquinate dehydratase, whose protein sequence is MTQRSKILLLNGPNLNLLGRREPQHYGQQTLGEIVSNLLIQAEQNEVVLEHLQSNAEHELVDAIHNSDAEFIIINPAAYTHTSVAIRDALVGVDIPFIEVHLSNVHAREPFRQHSYFSDKAQGVICGLGAQGYEFALTAAVSYLNK, encoded by the coding sequence ATGACTCAGCGAAGCAAAATTCTGCTCTTAAATGGCCCTAACCTCAACTTATTAGGCCGCAGAGAACCACAACATTACGGCCAGCAAACCTTAGGCGAGATTGTAAGCAATTTGCTGATTCAAGCTGAGCAAAATGAAGTCGTTCTTGAGCACTTACAATCTAACGCTGAACATGAGCTGGTAGATGCTATTCATAACTCGGATGCTGAGTTTATTATCATTAATCCGGCAGCATATACTCACACCAGCGTAGCTATTCGAGATGCCTTGGTTGGTGTTGATATTCCATTCATTGAAGTACATCTATCAAATGTTCATGCAAGAGAGCCTTTCCGGCAGCATTCTTATTTTTCTGATAAAGCACAAGGTGTTATCTGCGGCTTGGGGGCACAAGGTTATGAATTTGCGTTAACGGCAGCCGTTTCTTACCTAAACAAATAA
- a CDS encoding pentapeptide repeat-containing protein, whose amino-acid sequence MLTVIHSRGTQICSHEFRVSDNNSTDSTTQIVKKLSRKLSCSSFENQQQALIEKIVKHDELSSGNDTFIAFVSLRASCCNSQQHLFTISSSEYDLNYVRLEVCSASHRHPPIIKPVYINVGGATFHGLNLDHCILAGIQMKACTWTGNQMYKANCDRANIDDSVVTSMKAGYSSFKSVSAQRTIFTNSDLQRSNWLESQCELSKFNDNIMTSVVFSDATLHYAEFIKCKIMYGNFSYINAHYIHFNSCLLNSCSFKQAQLEGARFHQSHILDADFSRALAPKSTFTCAVLDGALFVKASLKLADFTGAQLKKGNFRNALLMSAIFKSANCSKTFFAGADLSFADFSDAKLNETDFSDCVIKGATLKGADLSYANLQGLDLRCVDFSGAILVGTDFSHCNLTGANLSGLNLHQAKLVGANLTKANLANTNLQQADLTGAHFDNSNLSNADVNQAKLPLNLSKCNFDNIKNITTATLIKIE is encoded by the coding sequence ATGCTGACAGTCATACACTCACGTGGTACTCAAATTTGCTCACATGAGTTTAGAGTCTCTGACAACAATTCAACTGATTCGACGACACAAATCGTCAAAAAATTAAGCAGAAAGTTAAGTTGCTCTTCGTTTGAAAATCAACAACAAGCATTAATTGAAAAAATAGTTAAACATGATGAACTGTCTAGTGGCAACGACACCTTTATTGCTTTTGTTTCCCTCCGAGCTTCTTGTTGTAATTCTCAACAGCATCTATTTACGATATCTTCAAGCGAATACGATTTAAATTACGTTAGACTTGAGGTTTGCTCTGCATCCCATAGACACCCTCCTATCATTAAACCTGTATACATCAATGTTGGTGGTGCCACATTTCATGGGTTAAATCTTGATCATTGTATTTTGGCTGGCATTCAAATGAAAGCATGCACTTGGACTGGTAACCAGATGTATAAAGCGAATTGTGACAGAGCAAATATAGACGATAGTGTAGTCACATCGATGAAAGCTGGTTACAGCAGCTTTAAAAGCGTATCAGCGCAACGCACAATTTTTACAAACAGTGATTTGCAACGTTCAAACTGGTTGGAATCACAATGTGAATTAAGCAAATTTAATGACAATATAATGACTTCGGTTGTATTTTCTGATGCCACCTTACATTACGCTGAATTTATTAAATGCAAAATAATGTATGGCAACTTTTCGTATATTAACGCTCACTACATTCATTTTAATAGTTGCTTGCTAAATTCTTGCAGTTTTAAGCAGGCACAGCTTGAAGGCGCCAGATTTCATCAGTCTCATATACTTGACGCTGACTTCTCAAGAGCTTTAGCACCAAAAAGTACATTTACTTGTGCAGTTTTAGATGGTGCTTTATTCGTAAAAGCATCTTTGAAACTTGCTGATTTCACAGGTGCTCAGCTTAAAAAGGGAAATTTTCGAAACGCATTATTAATGAGTGCTATCTTCAAATCAGCAAATTGCAGTAAAACATTTTTTGCAGGCGCTGATCTCAGCTTTGCTGATTTCAGTGACGCTAAGCTAAATGAAACTGATTTTAGCGATTGTGTAATTAAAGGGGCCACGCTGAAAGGAGCTGATCTGTCTTATGCAAACTTGCAAGGGCTGGACTTGAGATGTGTGGATTTTTCGGGTGCAATACTCGTTGGAACAGACTTTAGTCACTGCAATTTAACTGGCGCAAACTTATCAGGTTTAAACTTGCACCAAGCCAAACTTGTGGGCGCTAATTTAACTAAAGCAAACCTAGCTAATACCAACCTACAACAAGCTGATTTAACCGGTGCTCATTTTGATAATAGCAACTTGAGTAATGCTGATGTCAACCAAGCAAAACTTCCCTTAAATTTATCTAAATGTAATTTTGATAATATCAAAAACATAACTACAGCGACGTTAATCAAAATCGAATAA
- a CDS encoding MJ1255/VC2487 family glycosyltransferase, translating into MRILYGVQGTGNGHLSRARVMAEALKKTDIHVDYLFSGRNANDFFDMEAFGNYQVMRGLTFVSRAGKINIPRTIMENLSTSIFKDISALDVSDYDLVLNDFEPVTAWAARKQGIPSFGVSHQASLNYPVPKTGNNWFNESLLKYFAPVDNALGCHWHHFGFPILPPFVDVKHQDVEFAHQIVVYLPFEAPEDIVDYLSPYQNYQFLVYHSGEAPRTVPEHIIWSGFDREGFKQNLAQCGGVMCNAGFELVSEALTLGKKILVKPLLGQFEQLSNVAALELLAAATSMMTLDNLVLERWLKAPSPEPIHYPEVADSLVEWLQKGDWEQQEQLCNQLWDQVKLPDSWKK; encoded by the coding sequence ATGAGAATACTTTATGGTGTGCAAGGTACAGGTAATGGACACCTTAGCAGAGCCAGAGTGATGGCTGAGGCGCTGAAAAAAACCGACATTCATGTTGACTATTTGTTTAGCGGGCGTAATGCCAACGATTTTTTTGATATGGAAGCATTTGGTAACTATCAAGTTATGCGTGGATTGACCTTCGTGAGCCGCGCTGGAAAAATCAATATTCCTCGCACAATCATGGAAAATTTGTCCACTTCAATATTTAAAGATATTTCAGCACTTGATGTGAGTGACTATGATTTAGTTTTGAATGACTTTGAGCCAGTAACGGCATGGGCAGCGAGAAAACAAGGCATTCCTTCGTTTGGTGTCAGCCATCAAGCTTCCCTTAATTACCCCGTACCTAAAACGGGTAATAATTGGTTTAACGAATCTTTACTCAAATATTTTGCGCCTGTCGATAACGCTCTCGGTTGTCATTGGCATCACTTTGGTTTTCCTATTTTGCCTCCGTTTGTTGATGTTAAACATCAGGATGTTGAATTTGCGCATCAAATTGTGGTTTACCTTCCTTTCGAAGCGCCTGAAGATATTGTGGATTACTTATCTCCCTACCAAAATTATCAGTTTCTGGTATATCACAGTGGTGAAGCACCACGAACGGTTCCTGAACACATTATTTGGAGTGGTTTCGATAGAGAAGGGTTTAAACAAAACCTCGCACAGTGTGGTGGCGTTATGTGTAATGCTGGCTTTGAATTGGTGAGTGAAGCACTTACGCTTGGCAAAAAAATATTGGTTAAACCCTTATTAGGGCAGTTTGAGCAGTTGTCGAATGTTGCAGCGCTGGAGTTATTGGCTGCCGCCACTTCCATGATGACACTCGATAATTTGGTGTTAGAGCGATGGCTTAAAGCGCCGTCACCCGAACCTATTCATTACCCTGAAGTGGCTGATTCTTTGGTAGAGTGGTTGCAAAAAGGTGATTGGGAGCAACAAGAACAGTTGTGTAATCAGCTTTGGGATCAGGTCAAACTGCCTGATAGCTGGAAAAAATAA
- a CDS encoding phosphatase PAP2 family protein codes for MLNMISEFDKRSFLAIGRVVHQQQLSRKAKLISSSGDGPLYLLVAVFFLLFSSKGQQLFDLIITSFLLELPLYFLLKNSVRRVRPCHSFTHVQLDFEPSDKFSLPSGHTAAAFVMATSVYIIFPIIGIFCFIWAVMIGVSRVALTVHYPTDIIAGAALGVSSVFVVL; via the coding sequence ATGCTGAATATGATTAGTGAGTTTGATAAGCGAAGCTTTTTAGCGATTGGACGTGTTGTTCATCAACAGCAATTAAGCCGTAAAGCAAAGCTTATATCATCAAGCGGTGATGGACCACTGTATTTGTTAGTCGCGGTGTTTTTTTTGCTTTTTAGTTCGAAAGGCCAGCAACTTTTTGATCTCATAATAACAAGTTTTTTGCTTGAATTACCCTTGTATTTTTTGCTTAAAAACAGTGTCAGACGTGTACGGCCTTGTCATTCATTTACTCATGTTCAATTGGATTTTGAGCCGTCGGATAAGTTTAGTTTACCTTCTGGACACACTGCTGCGGCCTTCGTAATGGCTACATCGGTGTATATTATTTTTCCTATTATTGGAATTTTTTGTTTTATTTGGGCCGTCATGATTGGTGTATCACGAGTGGCATTAACGGTTCACTATCCAACTGACATTATTGCTGGTGCCGCGCTTGGTGTCAGCTCGGTGTTTGTAGTTTTATAG
- a CDS encoding YgjV family protein, with translation MEALNIVELIGYSASVMVAISLMMKDIVKLRSLNFIGCALFSAYGVAIEAWPVAGMNAFIACINVYYLVKMYRAKTLAPAEA, from the coding sequence ATGGAAGCGTTAAATATAGTAGAACTTATTGGTTATTCAGCATCAGTTATGGTGGCCATTTCATTAATGATGAAAGATATTGTTAAATTAAGAAGCCTTAATTTCATTGGTTGTGCACTTTTTTCTGCATATGGCGTTGCCATCGAAGCGTGGCCTGTGGCTGGTATGAATGCTTTTATCGCATGCATTAATGTTTATTATTTGGTAAAAATGTACCGTGCTAAAACGCTGGCACCAGCTGAAGCTTAG
- the rraA gene encoding ribonuclease E activity regulator RraA, translating into MEYNTSELCDMYLDVIDVVEPMFSNYGSCSSFGGSIVTVKCFEDNGLLAKALSEDGTGQVLLVDGGGSLRRALIDVNVGELAVNNNWEGIIVYGSVRDVDALEELDIGIQALASIPIGADDHGIGEIDVPVNFGGVSFLPGDHVYADNTGMILSPEPLDIE; encoded by the coding sequence ATGGAATACAACACATCAGAACTTTGTGACATGTATTTAGATGTTATCGATGTTGTCGAACCTATGTTTAGTAATTATGGAAGCTGCAGCTCATTTGGCGGCTCTATCGTTACTGTTAAGTGTTTTGAAGATAATGGACTCTTAGCGAAAGCATTGAGTGAGGATGGTACCGGTCAGGTCTTATTAGTTGATGGCGGTGGTTCATTAAGACGTGCATTAATTGACGTTAACGTGGGAGAGCTGGCGGTAAACAACAATTGGGAAGGTATTATTGTTTATGGTTCAGTACGCGATGTTGATGCACTAGAAGAGTTAGATATTGGTATCCAAGCTCTCGCCTCAATTCCGATTGGTGCTGATGATCATGGAATAGGTGAAATTGATGTGCCAGTAAACTTCGGCGGTGTTAGTTTCTTGCCTGGCGATCATGTTTATGCTGATAATACCGGAATGATTTTATCTCCCGAGCCCCTCGATATTGAATAA
- a CDS encoding CapA family protein: MRFFFGTILFFISFISSAEKNMTISGKVIDEYGSPISDVVIAVSDDSIKSTTDGLFTINTSQSRSYEIQLSHPNYFSSIQTFSHYELAKEQQQTATIFDISLVIKVKKRVMLAFAGDVMMGRRFYKPYFGDEVLINSNNKLADSKAIVQHIKPYMSLADYAAVNLETQVADKKPEKRAQKSVTFYSQPEVLDALIWAGVDYVSLGNNHTYDYLESGLQSTLTFLDNSLLGYSGAGINEQSALQAHTETINDINFAMLGYVGWEGSKKPSQTATHQHGGAAYGTMKNILQSVRKQVSQERTTIVQYHGSQEYADNPTGVTEQRLKSALDAGAALAIAHHPHVTQGIELYNNKLIAYSMGNFIFDQNFSATQHSFILYVWLDEGEFHRAEIVPIYVKGYKPTPATGMHRYTVMKRLTELSKQRNTNILMSGGHGIIKRQLASKNQTEPYIQSEPANSRFAVHLAQDEKNTPLYQLPWNKTIKQVTLPSSDVMYRLGTNLINGSDFESFALFDSPERGWLFDRQATSLNNFGASGSRSLKVKLKPKSITTFGMQSFRRVYTPSSAMTIKAKLNVQAPVRVRFYWQGRKTRQKLFDAFNNSPKHLIDTVEFTHASDWKNIELDFNSPRIGYKSFRVLAEFESVNGGTVEVNIDDFALIEWNSAFSKKTKPNFYNTLSHQAAYLGVSETISAPIIVNF; this comes from the coding sequence ATGAGATTTTTTTTTGGTACTATTTTGTTTTTTATCAGTTTTATCAGCTCTGCTGAAAAAAACATGACGATAAGTGGCAAAGTTATAGATGAATACGGGAGCCCGATATCTGACGTAGTAATTGCAGTTTCAGATGATAGTATAAAAAGCACCACTGATGGCTTATTTACAATAAACACTTCACAGTCAAGAAGTTACGAAATTCAATTATCACACCCCAACTACTTTTCTAGTATTCAAACGTTTAGTCATTATGAACTTGCCAAAGAGCAGCAACAAACAGCAACTATTTTTGATATTAGCTTAGTAATAAAAGTTAAAAAACGGGTCATGTTGGCATTTGCTGGTGATGTGATGATGGGACGTCGATTTTACAAGCCTTATTTTGGCGATGAAGTATTAATAAACTCAAACAATAAACTCGCTGACAGCAAAGCCATTGTTCAACATATTAAACCCTATATGAGTTTAGCTGACTATGCTGCGGTTAATTTAGAAACACAGGTAGCGGATAAAAAACCAGAGAAGCGCGCCCAAAAATCTGTCACCTTTTATTCTCAGCCAGAAGTGCTGGATGCCTTAATATGGGCTGGTGTCGATTATGTTTCTTTGGGTAATAATCATACTTACGACTATTTAGAGTCAGGCTTGCAGTCGACCCTGACCTTCTTAGATAATAGTCTCTTAGGGTATTCTGGTGCTGGCATTAATGAGCAGTCAGCATTACAAGCCCACACAGAAACAATTAATGATATTAATTTTGCGATGCTGGGTTATGTCGGTTGGGAAGGCAGTAAAAAACCAAGCCAAACGGCTACTCATCAACATGGTGGTGCAGCTTATGGCACAATGAAAAATATATTGCAGTCAGTAAGGAAGCAAGTTTCTCAAGAAAGAACCACCATAGTACAATACCATGGCAGCCAAGAATATGCAGATAACCCAACAGGCGTCACCGAACAGCGCTTAAAATCAGCGTTAGATGCAGGTGCCGCCTTAGCCATTGCGCATCACCCCCATGTAACTCAGGGAATAGAGCTTTACAATAATAAGTTGATTGCTTATTCAATGGGGAACTTTATTTTTGATCAAAATTTCAGTGCCACACAGCACAGTTTTATTTTATATGTATGGCTTGACGAAGGTGAGTTTCATCGTGCAGAAATCGTTCCTATTTATGTAAAAGGTTATAAACCAACCCCGGCTACGGGTATGCACCGTTACACTGTAATGAAGCGTCTGACAGAGCTTTCAAAGCAAAGAAACACTAATATACTAATGTCGGGCGGCCATGGGATAATCAAACGTCAACTGGCAAGCAAAAATCAAACTGAGCCCTATATTCAATCCGAGCCTGCAAATAGTCGTTTCGCCGTACATTTGGCGCAGGATGAAAAAAATACTCCGCTGTATCAATTACCATGGAATAAAACCATCAAACAAGTAACCTTACCCAGTTCTGACGTCATGTACCGTTTAGGTACAAACTTAATTAACGGTAGCGATTTTGAAAGTTTTGCTCTGTTTGACAGTCCTGAAAGGGGGTGGTTATTTGATCGTCAAGCAACATCATTAAACAACTTTGGTGCCAGCGGTAGCCGAAGCTTAAAGGTAAAACTGAAGCCAAAATCGATCACTACTTTCGGAATGCAAAGCTTTAGACGGGTATACACTCCGAGTAGTGCAATGACGATAAAGGCTAAACTTAATGTGCAAGCACCTGTGAGAGTTAGATTTTATTGGCAGGGTCGTAAAACTCGACAAAAGCTATTTGATGCCTTTAACAACAGCCCGAAACATCTGATTGATACTGTTGAGTTTACACATGCATCAGACTGGAAAAATATTGAGCTTGATTTTAATTCCCCTCGAATTGGCTATAAAAGTTTTCGAGTGTTGGCTGAATTCGAGTCAGTGAATGGTGGCACAGTAGAAGTTAATATTGATGATTTCGCTCTTATAGAATGGAATAGTGCTTTTAGTAAAAAAACAAAACCTAACTTTTATAATACATTGAGTCATCAAGCTGCCTACTTGGGCGTAAGTGAAACCATTTCAGCGCCTATTATTGTAAATTTTTGA
- the dgcA gene encoding N-acetyl-D-Glu racemase DgcA, whose amino-acid sequence MTKLYSPTIANPKNIFISLVQQSLPLKNIFRIARGAKTQADVIVVTLHSDEFTGWAEAVPYARYQETVESVTAQILSLTDNEQTVTSHNINELLAAFPAGAAKNALDCAWWDLQAKLNKISVCSMLNLSPAQPCITAQTLSIDTPEAMAQTVSKLNNPPLVKVKLDSQNIVEKMIAIRQAAPNSEFIIDANEGWTIKDLTECHEQLHALNVVLIEQPLPAGEDDELLHFNCLIPLCADESCHTRADLNYLQNRYQVVNIKLDKTGGLTEAVLLAHEAKKQGFELMLGCMVGSSLAMAPAALLVNEARFVDLDGPLLIKEDRLNGFEFDQGVMQPLSTTLWGGTTCNNEINNTND is encoded by the coding sequence ATGACCAAGTTATATTCTCCAACAATAGCAAACCCAAAAAACATATTTATTAGCCTTGTGCAGCAATCATTGCCGCTTAAAAATATCTTCCGTATTGCTAGAGGAGCTAAAACCCAAGCCGATGTTATTGTTGTCACTCTGCATAGTGATGAATTTACTGGTTGGGCAGAAGCAGTGCCCTATGCGCGCTATCAGGAGACAGTGGAAAGTGTAACGGCACAAATTTTGTCATTAACAGACAATGAACAAACCGTAACGAGTCATAATATCAATGAATTACTTGCTGCATTTCCAGCAGGTGCAGCTAAAAATGCTTTGGATTGTGCGTGGTGGGACTTACAAGCAAAACTCAATAAAATTTCAGTTTGTAGCATGCTAAACCTGAGTCCTGCACAGCCGTGCATAACAGCACAAACATTAAGTATTGATACACCTGAAGCTATGGCGCAGACCGTATCCAAACTCAATAATCCGCCTTTAGTAAAAGTTAAGCTAGACAGCCAAAATATTGTAGAAAAAATGATTGCAATTCGGCAGGCTGCACCCAATAGTGAATTTATTATTGACGCTAATGAAGGTTGGACAATTAAAGATTTAACAGAATGTCACGAACAGTTACATGCATTAAACGTCGTACTAATTGAGCAACCTTTGCCGGCTGGTGAAGATGATGAGTTGCTTCATTTTAACTGCCTCATTCCTCTGTGTGCCGATGAATCGTGTCATACTCGAGCAGATCTTAACTATCTCCAAAACCGTTATCAAGTAGTCAATATTAAATTGGATAAAACTGGTGGATTAACTGAAGCTGTGTTGTTAGCTCATGAAGCAAAAAAGCAGGGGTTTGAATTAATGCTTGGTTGTATGGTGGGTAGCTCACTTGCTATGGCGCCCGCTGCGCTTTTAGTGAACGAAGCTCGGTTTGTAGACTTAGATGGCCCGCTTCTTATTAAAGAAGATCGTCTCAACGGTTTTGAATTTGATCAAGGTGTCATGCAGCCACTTTCAACAACACTTTGGGGTGGAACAACATGCAACAATGAAATAAATAATACCAATGATTAA
- the dgcN gene encoding N-acetyltransferase DgcN: MQIASPYLLFIGDTTNQLSIKMACSAADWRPELCVGEYRIDGCTVSTGIKKLDIRQAVAEGAKSFILGFANSGGVLDKKWFPYILEAMEQGMDIVSGLHDKLTDFPELVAKAEQTQQKLLDIRQPKLEFVTGTGVKRTGKRLLTVGTDCSVGKMYTSLAIEKSMKKFGLNVDFRATGQCGILIAGQGVAIDCVISDFLSGASESLSPNNSPEHWDIIEGQGSLSHPAFAGVSLGLLHGSQPDALVICHDLNRTHMRGLPDSQFPSIETTIALNLQAAKLTNPNVKVVGIAVNTSSVSIEEGQRICAQLNEQFSLPCVDPLRDTADSIAATLV, encoded by the coding sequence ATGCAAATTGCTTCCCCGTATCTTTTATTTATCGGTGATACAACCAATCAACTTTCTATAAAAATGGCATGTAGTGCAGCAGATTGGCGACCAGAACTTTGTGTGGGTGAATACCGTATTGATGGTTGCACCGTGAGTACGGGGATTAAAAAATTAGACATTCGACAAGCGGTAGCGGAAGGTGCTAAATCTTTTATTCTTGGCTTCGCAAACAGCGGTGGTGTCCTTGATAAAAAGTGGTTTCCTTATATCCTAGAAGCCATGGAACAAGGAATGGATATTGTTTCTGGGCTGCACGATAAGTTAACTGACTTTCCTGAACTCGTAGCAAAAGCTGAACAAACCCAACAAAAACTATTAGACATTCGTCAACCGAAATTAGAGTTTGTTACAGGTACTGGAGTAAAGCGGACTGGAAAGCGTTTACTGACAGTTGGGACAGATTGCTCTGTCGGTAAAATGTATACATCGTTAGCTATCGAAAAGTCGATGAAAAAGTTTGGTCTTAATGTTGATTTTCGAGCAACAGGACAATGCGGAATTTTAATCGCGGGTCAAGGGGTAGCAATCGACTGTGTAATTTCAGACTTTCTTTCAGGAGCGTCTGAGTCACTTTCACCAAATAATAGTCCTGAACACTGGGATATTATTGAAGGACAAGGTTCATTATCGCATCCAGCTTTTGCTGGAGTAAGTTTAGGTTTGCTGCACGGCTCTCAACCTGATGCATTAGTCATTTGTCATGATTTAAATCGAACTCACATGCGTGGCTTACCTGACAGCCAATTTCCGAGCATTGAAACCACCATTGCATTGAATTTGCAGGCGGCAAAATTAACCAACCCAAATGTAAAAGTCGTTGGTATAGCCGTAAATACATCAAGTGTGAGCATTGAAGAAGGTCAGCGTATCTGCGCTCAATTAAATGAGCAATTTTCCTTGCCTTGCGTTGATCCACTTCGAGATACAGCTGACAGTATTGCTGCAACGTTGGTTTGA
- a CDS encoding LysR family transcriptional regulator, with protein MRLRHIEIFHAIYTTGSITNAAKLLHVSQPSASKVLSHAELQLGFNLFDRIKGRLIPTDEAKMLFEEVDKIYQQMCSIKNTVQNIKKSEFGCIKLGVTPALGFDAIPNVIANYHHDYPNVTFDVHTIHNDEMMQSLLEHKCDLAVLFSPREMQGITQTPLAESELVIVYPKEMFPDSPATLTLSKISDCKFIDISDSGPLGDMLWTRVMEEDISFQSLIKVQTYFIAVRLVASGLGVCVVDRYTAEGNLSNDIAIASFEPALTFSISAVHLENRSKSKVIEEFIPYLTHGVSIS; from the coding sequence ATGAGATTAAGACACATTGAAATATTTCACGCTATTTACACTACTGGCTCAATTACGAATGCGGCGAAACTGCTGCATGTTTCACAACCTTCTGCCAGTAAAGTGCTGTCCCATGCCGAGCTACAACTCGGCTTTAATCTTTTTGATCGCATCAAAGGCCGACTTATTCCAACTGATGAGGCAAAAATGTTATTTGAGGAAGTTGATAAAATTTATCAGCAAATGTGCTCAATAAAAAATACCGTGCAAAATATCAAAAAATCTGAATTTGGGTGTATTAAACTTGGCGTTACACCAGCTCTCGGTTTTGACGCTATTCCGAATGTTATTGCTAATTACCATCATGATTATCCCAATGTTACGTTTGATGTTCATACCATTCACAATGATGAAATGATGCAATCGTTGCTTGAGCACAAGTGTGACTTGGCTGTTTTATTCTCACCAAGAGAGATGCAAGGTATTACGCAAACCCCTCTAGCAGAATCAGAGCTTGTCATTGTATACCCTAAAGAGATGTTTCCTGACAGTCCAGCCACATTAACCCTTAGTAAGATAAGCGACTGTAAGTTTATTGATATAAGTGACAGTGGTCCTTTAGGTGATATGTTGTGGACTCGGGTTATGGAGGAAGATATTAGTTTTCAATCACTAATTAAAGTACAAACTTATTTTATTGCGGTACGTCTGGTTGCAAGTGGATTAGGGGTTTGTGTAGTGGATAGATATACCGCAGAGGGAAATTTATCAAATGATATTGCCATTGCGTCATTTGAACCTGCACTCACTTTTAGTATCAGTGCAGTCCATTTAGAAAATCGCAGTAAATCAAAAGTAATCGAAGAATTCATACCATATTTAACCCATGGTGTTTCAATAAGTTAA